The Rhodococcus antarcticus DNA segment CGGCGCGGACATGGATGCCGACGGGCCCTCGGGATGGTCCACGGTCGGGGAGAGCGTGGCCAACGGTGGAACAGCAGACGTGGTCGTGGACGCCTGGATGGCGAGCCCTCCCCACCGGGCGAACATCCTAAACCTCCGGTTCACCGTCATCGGGGTCGGCTCGGTCACCGGTGCGGGCAAGACCTGGAGCATCACGGAGTTCGCGGACGTGGCCGACGCCAGAGCTCCCACCACGACACCCGAGGGAGCTGGACCGGTCACCACGACACCGCTGACGAGTGCCGGCCGGCTGGGCACCGTGTCCCCGTCCGGGGTGCTCGCGGTCAAGCATGGCAGGCTGTTGAGCAGCTGGACAACTGTCGGCACGGGCGTGACGGGCTACGCGCTGGACGGTCTTAGGCTGGGCGTGATCAACAGCGCTGGCGTCGCCGCCGTTAAGGAGGGTGACGTGAGCGCGCCGTGGGTCCTGGTGCCGTCTGGGGTCAGCCAGCTGGCCATGGCGGCCACCCGGCTCGCCGTGGTGACGAACGGCACCGTGATCGCAAAGGACGGTCCGCTGACGGTCCCATGGGTCGTCCTCACCTCAGCGGACTCCGTCACGATGTGGGGCAACCGCATCGGGGTGCTGAGCGGCAGGCAGGTGCTGCTCACGGAAGGCTTCTCCGGGCGCCGGGCCGTCCTGGCGACGCCGGGCGTTCAAGCGCTCGCACTGTCCGACAACCGGGTCGGCATCGTCGCGGGGTCGACGATCAGCGTGAAGGAAGGGGGCCTGGACGCCGGCTGGGTCGGGGTTTTCGACGGCGTTCAGCTGACCCTCTCGTCCTGAGGCCACCACGGAGCGAAGGGCCCTGCACCGGGACGTTGGTATCCTTCGTCGTCGTGACCTCTGCACCGTGGGACCTCGTCGTCGTCGGCTCCGGCTTCTTCGGCCTCACCATCGCCGAGCGGACCGCGACGCAGCTGGGCAAGAAGGTGCTGGTGCTCGACCGCCGCCACCACATCGGCGGCAACGCCTACTCCGAGCCGGAGCCCGAGACGGGCATCGAGATCCACAAGTACGGCGCGCACCTGTTCCACACGTCGAACGAGCGGGTCTGGGAGTACGTCAACCAGTTCACCTCGTTCACGGGCTACCAGCACCGGGTGTTCACCGTCCACGACGACAAGACCTACTCGATGCCGGTGAACCTGGCCACGATGTGCGCCTACTTCGGTCGCGCCCTCACCCCGGACCAGGCCCGCGGGCTCGTGGCGGAGCAGGCCGCGGAGATCGACGGCAAGGAGGCCGCGAACTTCGAGGAGAAGGCGGTCTCGCTCGTCGGCCGCCCGCTCTACGAGGCCTTCTTCAAGGGCTACACCGCCAAGCAGTGGCAGACCGACCCCACCGAGCTGCCCGCGGCCATCATCAGTCGTCTGCCGGTCCGGTACACCTTCGACAACCGCTACTTCAACGACACCCACGAGGGCCTGCCCACCCACGGCTACACGGCCTGGATCGAGGCGATGGCCGACCAGCCCGGCATCGAGGTGCGTCTGGACACCGACTGGTTCGACGTGCGCGACGAGGTGCTCGCCGCCAACCCCGGCGTCCCCGTTGTCTACACCGGACCGCTGGACGCCTACTTCGGCAACGTCGAGGGCGAGCTGGGGTGGCGCACGCTGGACTTCGAGCAGGAGGTGCTGGCCACCGGCGACCACCAGGGGACCCCGGTGATGAACTACGCCGACGCCGACGTCCCGTTCACCCGCATCCACGAGTTCCGGCACTTCCACCCGGAGCGGGACTACCCGACTGACAAGACGGTCATCATGCGGGAGTTCAGCCGCTTCGCGGAGCCGGGCGACGAGCCGTACTACCCGATCAACACCGCCGAGGACCGGGCGAAGGTGACCGCGTACCGCGAGCTGGCCAAGCGGGAGACCGCCGACCGCAACGTCCTGTTCGGTGGTCGGCTCGGCACCTACCAGTACCTGGACATGCACATGGCGATCAGCAGCGCGCTGTCGATGTACGACAACAGGATCGCCCCCTACTTCACCGAGGGTCGGCCACTTGCCGGCTCGCTGGAGGACTGAACACCGATGACCGCCACGACGAGCACGATGGTTGCCCAGCGAGGCCTCTTCGGGGGGCCCTCCCCGCTGGTCTCCGACGACATGTACTGCCTGGTCGAGCGCGGGATCGCGCACCGCAGCCGGACCCGGGTGCAGCTCGAGCCGGATGCACGGGTCAGCACCAACACCTACTTCGGCCGCCTGCCCGCGAGTTACTGGCAACGCTGGACCGCGGTCACCGAGGTCACCGTCTCGGCCACCGTCGCCGGGCGGGGCCGCGTGGCCGTCGTGGCCTCCGACGTCGAGGGCGAGACCCGCACGGTGAGCAGTGCAGCCGTCGACGGCGACGGGACGCTCCGCCTCGCGGCGAGCATTGATCACTTCGTGGACGGTGGCGCCCTGTGGGTGGAGGTCACCAGCACCACCGAGCGCCTCGTCCTGGAGGACCTCACGTGGTCGGTCGACGCGCCCGCCGAGCACCGGCCCGCCTCCGTCGTCATCTGCACCTTCAACCGGGCCGACGACTGCGTGGCCACGCTCGCCGCGATGGCCGAGGACGGAACCGCGCTGGCCGGCGTGGAGACGGTGTACGTGGTCGACCAGGGCACCGACCGGGTGGAGTCCCGCGAGGGCTTCGCGCGCGTCTCCGCCCTGCTCGGGGACAAGCTCCGCTACATCACCCAGCCCAACCTCGGTGGCGCGGGTGGCTTCACCCGTGGACTGTTCGAGGTGACCGACCAGACCGGCTCCGAGCACGCAAACGTCATCTTCATGGACGATGACGTGCTCTGCGAGCCCGAGACGGTGCTGCGCCTCAACGCCTTCGCCAACAAGACGGTCGAGCCCGCGATCATCGGCGGGCAGATGCTGTACCTCCTGCACCCCGAGCAGCTGCACGTCGGTGCCGAGCGCGCGGACCTGCCGACGCTGGCTGCGGGGATCGCCACCCCCCGGGCGCTGCACGACATCGACGTGACCGAGAACCACCAGGACGAGCGGGTCGACGGCGCGTACAACGGTTGGTGGACCTGCCTCATACCCGCCGAGATCGTGCAGAAGATCGGCTTCCCGCTGCCTCTGTTCTTCCAGTGGGACGACATCGAGTACGGCTACCGCGCCCGTGCAGCCGGCCACGCGACGGTGACCCTGCCCGGCGCCGGGGTCTGGCACGCCGACTTCGCCTGGAAGGACTGGGACGACTGGCACCGGTACTTCAACATCCGCAACGCCATGGTCACCGCGGCCCTGCACAGCGACTTCAACGGCAAGCAGGTCGCCAAGGGTCTCCGAGCGCAGCTCACCCGCTACCTGCTTTCCATGCAGTACGGGTTGGCGGCGACGATGATCCGCGCCGTGGAGGACTTCCTCGAGGGCCCGGAGCTCCTGCACGACGGCGGACAGGCCGCCGCCGGCGCTATCCGCAAGGAGCGCGCCGGCTACCCGGAGACCGTCCGGCACCCGGCCTCGGCGGTGCCGGGTCTGCGGGCGGCCGACATGTCCATCGTCGTCGCACCCCCGGCGCCGAGCCTCAAGCGCGTGATCCTCGTCAAGCGGATCCTGGACCAGGCCCTAGGCCGCACCCAGGCGACCACCGTCGCCATCCCCGCGGCTGAGGCCCACTGGTGGCACGTCTCGAAGTTCGACCAGGCCGTGGTGACCGACGCCTCCCAGGAGGGCGTACGGCTACGCCGTCGCGACCCCGGGGTGGCGAAGGAGCTGCTGGTTCGCGGGATCAAGGTGTGCCGTCGGCTCAGCGTCGAGGCGCCGCAGCTGCAGGCGAGGTACCAGGCGGCCATGCCGCAGCTCACCAGCCGGGAGAACTGGGCCCGCCTCTACGGCAGGTCCTGAGGACGTCCCCCGCGCTCAGGCCCGGGGGACGCTGGTGATCTCCACGACGAGCTGCTCGTTGTCGAAGGTGTACCCGAGGTAGGCGAACTCGACCCCGGTCCGCTCGACGAACTCGGTCCACGCCCTGTGCTCGCCGCCCTGCCAACCCGGGTAGTTGAAGTACTCGTCGAAGACCACGATCGAGCCAGCCACCAGTCGGGGGCCCACGTGCTCGAACACGGTGACCGCCGCGCTGTAGAGGTCAGCGTCGACGTGCAGCAGGGCGACGGGCCCGGGGTGCGCCGCGAGGAACTCGGGCAGCGTGTCCTCGAACAGGCCCACCACGAGCTCAGCGCCCGGCACGTCCGGCAGCGACTCCTGGGAGAAGGCACCCGTCGGGAACCCTGTGCGCCAGTCCTCGGGCAGACCGGTGAAGACGTCGAACCCGTGGACACCGCGACCCGGCAGGCTCTCGACGATGATCCGCAGCGTCGCCCCGGTGGCCACGCCGAACTCGAGCGCAAGCCCGTCGACGGCCACCCGGCCGGCGCCGAACCGCAACGTGTCGTACGGGTGCGGGAACGACGGCGCCGTGGGCATCCGGTGGAGGATGAACGCCTCGCTCTCAGCCGCTGCGCGGACCTCGGCGGCGAAGAAGAGGTCCCTGCGCTGCCGCCACTCGAGATCGACGATGGCCTTGGCCAGGAGATCCCTCGCGGCGGCCGCCTCCTCGCGGCAGCGGACGACCTCGGCGACCAGCTGGTCGCGCACCCCGAGCAGCTCTGCGCGATCAGCGTCACGACGCTCGTCGAGCACTTCACGCACGGCGTTCTGAACCTTGGTGTGCGCGGATTCGCGCAGGCGCCGCAGCATCGGTGTCTCCTCGATCGGGTGACAGGGTCGGGGACCGCCACCCCGTGTTCACGGGCGGGGTCACGGTGTGGTCGTGGAGCAGTGTGACACCACCCCGCACCGGGCCCTCAGGACCACCAGCGCTCGAGAACCTGCGCCACGCCGTCCTGGGTGTTCGGGGGGGCCACCTCGTCGGCCACGGCCAGCGCGTCAGGGTGCGCGTTGCCCATGGCCACCCCGAGCCCGGCCCAGCGCAGCATGGGGACGTCGTTGGGCATGTCCCCGAAGGCCACCACGTGCGACGCGGGCACGGCGAGGGTGTGAGCCACCGCCGAGAGGCCGCTGGCCTTGGTGACGCCGGGCGCGGCCAGCTCGACGAGCCCGTTGTCGGTGGACCAGGTGAGGTCCACCAGCCCGTCCAGCTCGACCCGCAGCGCCGCGGCCATCGAGCCGCTCGTCATCTCCGGGTGCCGGACGAGGAGCTTGACCGCGGGCTCGGCCAGCACCAGGTGGTCCTCCACCTCCACGTCGTCGGGGTTGAGCCAGGCGTGCACGTACCCCGGCGCAGCGACGAACTGCGGGGTGGCGTCGTCGTGCGCGCTGCGCCCGACCCGCTCGGCGGCCAGCCCGCAGCCCGGCAGCAGGCGCTCGGCCACGTCGGCCACCTCGCGGAGCAGCTCGACGGGGAGCAGCTGGGCGCTGACCACCTCGTCGGTGGCCGGGTCGTAGAGCACCGCGCCGTTGGCGCACACCGCCATCGGCGCGAACCCGAGCTGGTCCACCACCGGCGCGATCCACCGGGGCGGGCGGCCGGTGACCAGCACGAACGGCACGCCCCGGGCGCGCACGGCCTCGATCGCGGCGCGGGTCCGGGGGCTCACCCGGTCGGTGCCGTCGAGCAGCGTTCCGTCGACGTCGCTGGCCACGAGCTGGGGGGGCTGCACGCCCGACATCCTGCCCGCTACCGTCGGTTCCCATGCGAGTGGGAGTGGTGCTGCTGCCCCAGGCCCGGTGGGCGCTGGCCCGGGAGCAGTGGCAGCGGGTCGAGGCCCTGGGCTTCGACCACGCCTGGACCTACGACCACCTGGCCTGGCGCTCGCTGGCCGACGAGGCGTGGTTCGGCACCGTGCCGCTGCTGGCCGCTGCCGCGGTGGCCACGGAGCGGGTGCGCCTGGGCACCTGGGTGGCCTCGCCGAACTTCCGGCACCCGGTGACGTTCGCCAAGGAGCTGATGACCCTGGACGACCTCTCCGACGGCCGCTTCACCCTGGGCGTGGGCGCGGGCGGCACGGGGTTCGACGCCACGGTGCTCGGGGGTGCGGTGTTGTCTCCGCGCGAGCGGGTGGACCGGCTGGCGGAGTTCGTGGGCCTGCTCGACGAGCTGCTGCGCGAGCCGGTGACCACCGTGCACGGGGCGCGGTACTCCGCCGTGGACGCCCGGATGCTCCCCGGGTGCCTCCAGCGGCCCCGGCTGCCCTTCGTGGTCGCCGCCAACGGACCGCGCGCGATGCGGGTGGCCGTCGCGCACGGGGCCGGCTGGGCCACCACGGGCCCGGAGGGCGTCACCGGCGAGCAGTGGTGGAGCGCGGTGGCCGGGCTGGTGGGGCGGCTGGAGGACACCGAGGTCGACGGTCGGAGCGGCACGGGGCTCGAGCGGTACCTCAACCTGGACTCCGGCGGGGTGTACGCGCTGAGCTCGGTGGAGGCCTTCCGCGACCAGGTGGGGCGGGCGGACGAGCTCGGGTTCACCGACGTGGTGGTCCACCACCCGCGGACCGAGGGCGTCTACGCCGGACGCGTCGAGGTCCTCGAGGCCGTGGCCGCCGAGCTCTAGCCCGCCGCGCCGCGGCCACGTGGAACCTCGTGGCCGTCCGAGCCGTGCCTGGGCGGCCACGTGGAACCTCGTGGCCGCGAGCCGTACCGGTCAGCCGTGCTTGCGCCCGTCCATCTTCGCCCGGCGGGCGGCCACCTTGCCGCGGGTGTCGGCGCGGTCCAGGGTCACCACCTCGTCGGGCGTCGGCGCGCTGCCGCCCATCGACGCCGGCACCCACGGCGCACCCGCGGGGTGACCATCGGGGTAGTCCGCCCGCACCCGGTCGAGCTGGGTCTGCATCCGGTCCTTGACCAGGTTCGTCAGCTCCAGCGCCGAGCCCGTCGCCTCGATCGGGGCGCCGATGTCCACCGAGATCGGGGTGCCGGTACGTCCGAGGTGCTTGGGCGCCCGCTTGGTCCACACCCGCTGCGAGCCCCAGATGACCGTGGGCAGGATCGGCACCCCGGCCTCCAGGGCCATCCGTGCGGCCCCGGACTTGAACGCCTTGAGCTCGAAGCTGGAGCTGATGGTGGCCTCGGGGAACACGCCCACCACCTCGCCGTCGCGCAGCGCCTGCACGGCCACGTCGAACGCGCCGGCGCCGGCGGCGCGGTCCACCGGGATGTGGTGCATGCCACGCATGAGCGGGCCGCCCACCGGGTGGGCGAACACCTCGGCCTTGGCCATGAACCGGACGTACCGGCCCCGGGGCTTCGCCGCGAAGCCGGCGTAGGTGAAGTCGAAGAAGCCGATGTGGTTCATCACCACCAGCGCGCCCCCGCTGCGCGGGACGTTCTCGGTGCCCGTGAGCCGGAACTTCAGCCCCTGGACCCGGAACATGGTGCGGGCGATCGCGATGACGGTTGAGTACACGGGCTCCACGCAGGTGAGGCTAGTGGTTGGGTGCCCCGGGCCGGGCCCGCCTACCCTGGACCGGTACAGGCGGGTCTTCAGGAGGGTGTCGGAGTGCAGGTCACGAGCATCGGTCACGCGGGGTTCCACGTGCGGACGGCGGCGGGGAGCGTGCTGTGCGACCCGTGGGTGAACCCGGCGTACTTCGCCTCCTGGTTCCCGTTCCCGGACAACACGACCCTGGACTGGGACGCGCTCGGGGCCTGCGACTACCTCTACGTCTCCCACCTCCACAAGGACCACTTCGACCCGGCGCTGCTGGCCGCGCACGTCAACAAGGACGCCACCGTCCTGCTGCCGGACTACCCCGTGCCGGACCTGCGTCGCGAGCTCGAGGCGCTGGGCTTCCACGACTTCCTCGAGACCACCACCGAGACCAAGCACCGCGTCACCGGGCGCGACGGCAACGTGCTCGACCTCATGATCATCGCGCTGCGCTCCCCCGCCGACGGGCCGATCGGCGACTCCGCGCTGGTGCTCGACGACGGCGAGACCGTCCTGTTCAACATGAACGACGCCCGCCCCGTGGACCTGGACCTGCTGGAGCGCGAGTTCGGCCGCGTCGACGTGCACGCCCTGCAGTTCTCCGGCGCCATCTGGTACCCGATGGTCTACGACCTGCCCGAGCGGGCCAAGGTCGCCTTCGGCACCCAGAAGCGGCAGCGGCAGATGGACCGGGCCCGGCGCTACGTGGAGCAGGTCGGCGCGACGTGGGTGATCCCGTCCGCGGGCCCGCCGGCGTTCCTCGACGACGAGCTGCGCTACCTCAACGACGACCGTGGCGATCCCTCGAACATCTTCCCGGACCAGACGGTGTTCCTGGACCAGATGCGACGCAACGGGGCCGAGCAGGGCCTGCTGATGCTGCCCGGCTCGACCGCCGACTGTCACGGGTCCGCCGAGCCCGTGCTGACCCACGCGATCGACCCCGCGTCGGTGTTCGGGAACGGGGACGACGGGGTCAAGGCCGCCTACGTCGAGGCCTTCGCCCAGCGCCAGCGTCCGGTGGTCGCCGCGGCCAAGGCGTCCTGGGCGCCGGCGGAGGGGGAGCCCCTGCTGGCCCCGCTGAAGGCCCTGTTCGAGCCCCTCATGGCCCAGGCGGACGCGATCAGCACGGGCATCGGTGGCCCGGTGGTCCTCGAGCTCGGGGCGGAGATGGTGGTGCTGGACTTCGCCACGCGCACGGTGCGCGCCGGGGTCGAGGGCGAGAAGTCCCGCTACGGGTTCGCGATCCCGCCGGAGCTCGTCCGCACGGTGCTCCGCGACGGCGAGCACGACTGGGTCAACTCGATCTTCCTGTCCACCCGGTTCCGCGCCTGGCGGGTGGGGGGATACAACGAGTTCCTCTACACGTTCTTCAAGTGCCTCACCGACGAGCGGATGGCCTACGCGGACGGCTGGTTCGCCGAGCAGCACGACGACGGCGCCGAGATCGTGCTCGAGGGCTGGAGGGTCCAGAAACGCTGCCCGCACCTCAAGGCGGACCTCTCCCGGTTCGGGGTGGTCGAGGGCACGACGATGACCTGCCAGCTGCACGGCTGGCAGTGGAACCTGGAGGACGGGACCTGCCTCACCAGCGCCGGGCACGAGCTGCGGGTCGAGAAGGCGTAGCCGGGGGTCGGTCAGCCGCGGGCCAGCGCTCCGGCCAGCACCGTCGCGAACAGCTCGTCCACCTCGGTCCCGGCGGCCCGGGCCATCACCGCGACCACGCTGGTGCGGGCGAAGGAGCAGTACAGCCCGGCCTCCAGGAACCACGGCTGCCCGTCCGGGTCGATGCGGAAGTCGAACAGGCTGTAGTCCCGGCAGCCCAGGGCCCGGTGGCAGGCCTTCGCTGCGGCCCACACCGCCTCGGTGATCGGGTCGGACGGGTCGACGACCCAGGCGTGCGCGGCGTCCTTGGCCACCAGCCCCAGCCCCGCGGACCCCGAGCTGATCTTGTCCTCGTGCAGGCGCACCGGCTTGTGCTCGCCCACGGCGTACTCCTCCAGCGGCAGGCCGACGAGCTCGCCGTCGCGGTCCACGATGCCGCAGCGGACCTCACGGCCGAGCTCGACGTAGCGCTCCACGAGCACCTCGTCGGACTCGGCGAACGCCGCCTCGAGCGCGGCCGGGTACTCCTCGGCGCTGCGCACCAGGGCCAGGCCGAGCGAGTTGTCGGTGTCCACCGGCTTGACGACGACGGGCGGGGCGAGGGCGGGCCGGTCGCCGCGACGCAGCAGCTGCCCCTCGGGCACCCGGACCCCCGCCGACGCGACCACCGCCCGGGCCCGCGCCTTGTGCGCCCCCAGGGCCATGACGTCCGCGGGGTTGCCCAGCAGCGGGATGCCCAGCAGCTCGACCAGGGAGCGGTACGTCGTCATGCCGGGGATGCAGAACATCTGCGGCACAACGGCGTCGACACCCAGGGCCACGATCCGCTCGACGGCCTCGGACAGCGGTAGGGCCGGAGCCGCCGCGAGGGCCGTCGGGGTGAGCCCGTCCGGGAAGCACCACCGACCGTCGGGGCTGACGTGGGCGACGAGGTGGACGTACCGCGCGGGGTCGTCGAGCGCGGCGAGCGCGTCCGCGGCGTAGAGCCGGGAGAGGTCGGCGTAGAACTCGCTGGCGGCGGAACCCACCAGGTGCAGGATGCGCTGCATCAATCCCCCCCGGGCTCGACCAGCTTGCCGATGTTGACGTCGATCTTGAGCCAGCTCCCCCCGCGGCGCAGGTTCTGCACCAGCAGCCAGGGGATGTGCACGTGGTGGACCATGAGGAACGGCAGCGGGTCGTCGAGGGAGAAGATGGCGTCCTTGCCGGCCAGGATGGTCCGCAGGCGCGCGCGGCGGGTGCCCGGCTGCGTCGCCAGCCGCCACACCTCCTGGTAGAGCCAGTAGGTGGGCAGGCTGCCCGGCAGCGGGGTGATCGGCCCCACCCCGTCCTCCAGGTACGCCCGGGCGAGGTCCGGGTGGTCGTGGAACATCGTGATCGCCGAGTGGGTCCGTGGGTTGCACTCGATGGCGACGACCTCCCCGGAGGCCTCCTCGATGACGTCGAACGAGAGCTGCCCCGTCACCCCCGTCGCGCGGCAGAACGTCCGCACCCACTCCTCGATCGCAGGCTTGTCCACCTCGGCGTAGTTCAGCTGGGAGGCCGAGGACTCGCAGCACGCCCACACCTGGACCTCGCCGCCCCGGACGGTGCCGTGGGTGCAGTACTCCTGCCCGGTGACGAGCTCCTGCAGGATCCAGGGGTTGTCCTCGGAGATGGGCAGCGAGGCGGCGAAGGCCAGGGTCTGCGCCGGGGTCGGACGGGGCAGCGGCGTGAGGTCGAGGCGGCGCACCGGGTCGTAGGCGATGCTCTTGAGGATGTAGGTGAGCCCCGTGGCGGCGAAGTCGAAGGCGGCGACCTGGGCGGGGGCGGTGACCCGGTGCGTCTCGGGCACGCGCAGACCGAGCGAGGCGGCCAGCGCGGCGAACCGGTCCTTGTCGTCCACGTCCCGCAGCTCGTCCGGGTCGAGGTGGACGACCTCGCAGAACGGGCTCAGCGCCGCCTTGGCCACGGCGTCGTGGTAGCTGGCCACCGGGCTGCAGACCGGGACGTAGACGTCCACACCCTCGGCCCGCACGATGTCCAGCAGCGCCTGCGTGTACCCCGCTGCGTCCGGCGCGGGCACCACGTGGAAGCGGTCGACCGCCCGGGAGAAGCGGTGCCCGGTGAGCCGGTAGGTGCCCTGCTCGACCAGCACCACCCGGTGCCCGGCGGCGTGGAAGGACCGCGCCAGCTGCAGGGCCTTGGTCATCTTCCCACCGCTGACCAGGACGGTGCGCGGCTCGGCGGCCACCTGCCGGGCGGGCGGGCGCACGGCCGAGCGCAGCAGGGCGGCCCCGGTGACCAGCAGGTTCACTGGGGCCACCGCGGTCAGCAGCCCCAGCATCCCCACGGTGCGGGCCGCGTCGCGCACGGTCACACCCGGCGCAGGATCGTGAGCCCGTCCCGCACCGGCAGCAGCGCCTGCTCCACGCGCGGATCGTCGGCGACGGCGCGGTTGAACGCCGCGACCGCGTCCCCGTTGGGGGTGGACCCGCACCAGGGCTGGCCCTGCATCAGCGTGTTGTCCACGCAGACCACCCCGTGCTCGGTGAGCAGGTCACCGTCCAGCACCTGCTGCAGGTAGCCGAGGTAGCCGCCCTTGTCCGCGTCGAGGAACACCAGGTCGAAGCGCTCACCCGCCGCCGCGAGCTCGGCCAGGGTGTCCGCCGCCGGGGCCACCCGGACAGTGATCTTGTGACCGTCCGGGGAGGCGTCGAAGCACTCACGGGCGATGCCCGCCACGTGCGCGTCCACCTCGCAGGCCACGACCGTGCCGTCCGCGGGCAGCGCCTCGGCCATCGCCAGCGAGGAGTACCCGGTGAACATCCCGACGTCCAGCACGCGTCGGGCCCGCCCCAGGTGCACGAGCAGCTTCAGCGCCTGGCCCTCCACGTGGCCCGAGAGCATCTCCTGCTCGAGCTGCGGGGCGGATCCGTGGTCGCCCCAGTCCTCGGCCGCGGTACGGGCGGCCAGTGCCCGCAGGGCCGGGGACTCCGGGGTGGTGCACGCGCTGACGTAGGGGTCCAGCCCGCCGGCGAGGGCGCTCGCCCGCCGCAGGCGCGCCCGCAGGTCCTCGCCCACCCCGTCCGTCGCGTCGAGGCGGGCGCTGATCTCGGCCAGCTCCGCCGCCAGGATCCCCACCGGGGTCACCGGACGGGTGGTGGTGGAGACCGTCACGCGGGGACCGGATCGACGGCGTGCTCGGGGGTCATGAACATGTCCACGCCATCACCCCCGCGCGGGTACGAGCGGCAGATCTCCTTGTGCGCCGCCAGGGTCTGCTCCAGCTCGTCCCTGGTCAGGTCGTTGAGGAAGTCGCAGCTGCCGATCGGGTGCGGCACCGCGCAGCGCTGCTGGCCGTCCCGGGTGCGGATGATCGACTCGGTGGCCCGCCAGACGAGCTCCGGGGTGAAGTACGGGCTGTCCATCGACAGGCCCAGGCCGCTCATGAGCGTGTGGATGCGGTCGCGGTCCGCGGCGGAGATCAGTCCCCGGCGCTCCGCCAGCGTGGCCGAGAACGCCATGTCGATGGTGATGCCGTGGCCGTGGAACATCGGCACGTCCGGGGTGAGCTCCAGGGTGGGGCTCCAGGTGTGGCCGTAGGCGATGACGCGGTCCAGCATCAGCTCGTGCAGGTTGGGCACCTCGAGCTCGAGCATGGTGTCGATGGCCTGCCAGGTGATGGTGTTGCCCGCCGCGACCAGCTCCGGGGTCCCGTCGAGGTGACCGAAGCGGGTGCGAAGCAGGTCCTGACCGTGCTCCTCGAGCAGCTCGAAGACCTGCTGGTTAGCGACGACGGCGATCTTGATGAGCTCCGCCATGCCGTTGCGGACCTGGTCCTCGGGCAGCGTGGCCAGGAACCCGAAGTCCAGGATGACCTTCTGCGACGCGTGGTAGGCGCCGAGGCGGTTCTTCAGCTTGCCGTGGTTGGCCCCGACCTTGATCGACACGCTCGCGTCGATGAGCCCGATCAGCGTGGTGGGGACCCGGATGTAGTTGGTCTTGCGCTTGTAGGTGGAGCAGGCGAAGCCCGCGACGTCGGTGACGAGCCCCCCGCCGACCACCAGCACCGGCTCCTTGCGGACCAGCCCGAAGTCGGAGAAGGCGTCGACGATCTGCTCGAGGGTCCGCAGCGTCTTGCCGGTCTCCTTGATGGTGACCAGGGAGACGGTCAGCTCGATCTCGTGGTGGGCGAAGTACGCCTGGATCTGGTCGCCGTAGAGGCGGTACACGGCGTCGTCGATCACCATCAGGCAACGACCCCAGGACCGGTAGCTGTCGGCGATCTCAGTGCTCCCGAGGGCGAAGGCGCCCGTCGAGTACAGCAGGTCGAACTCGATCTTCTCGTAGCCCTCGACGTGGAACGAGGTCTCCGTCGCGGTGTAGGTCGCCTGCACGCTCATGGGGTTCTCCTGGGGTCTGGGGGACGGGGTTGCCGGACGAGCTCAGAGCAGGGGGGAGAGCTCGCTGAGGTCGATCCGGTCGACGACGTGGTGCGCGCGGGCGAAGTCGTGCCCGGCGGTGTTCTCGTTGGGGAAGGCGACGCAGTCCACGCCGGCGGCCACCGCGGACGCGACACCGCCCACGTTGTCCTCGATGGCGACGCAGTGCTCGGCCTGCTCGCCCAGCTGCTCCAGCGCGAAGGCGTAGACGGCACCGTCCGGCTTCGGTGTGCTGACCTGCGAGGAGGTGACCACCAGGTCGAAGTCGGCGACACCGAGCGCGTCACCCAGGCCGGTCAGCAGCGCGGCCACGTTCTCCGGCGACGTCGTGGTGACCAGCGCGACGGACACACCCTGCTCGCGGGCGGCGCGGACGGTCTCCGCCACTCCCGGACGGGGCTCGATGCCGTTGTCCACCAGCGACTTCTGGAACAGTGCGGACTTGCTCGCGTGGAC contains these protein-coding regions:
- a CDS encoding CAP domain-containing protein, whose product is MLTGLLGLTAGAPALRNPPFRLSGGATDVAWRWSAALAAAGTLSRDPSLGADMDADGPSGWSTVGESVANGGTADVVVDAWMASPPHRANILNLRFTVIGVGSVTGAGKTWSITEFADVADARAPTTTPEGAGPVTTTPLTSAGRLGTVSPSGVLAVKHGRLLSSWTTVGTGVTGYALDGLRLGVINSAGVAAVKEGDVSAPWVLVPSGVSQLAMAATRLAVVTNGTVIAKDGPLTVPWVVLTSADSVTMWGNRIGVLSGRQVLLTEGFSGRRAVLATPGVQALALSDNRVGIVAGSTISVKEGGLDAGWVGVFDGVQLTLSS
- the glf gene encoding UDP-galactopyranose mutase; translated protein: MTSAPWDLVVVGSGFFGLTIAERTATQLGKKVLVLDRRHHIGGNAYSEPEPETGIEIHKYGAHLFHTSNERVWEYVNQFTSFTGYQHRVFTVHDDKTYSMPVNLATMCAYFGRALTPDQARGLVAEQAAEIDGKEAANFEEKAVSLVGRPLYEAFFKGYTAKQWQTDPTELPAAIISRLPVRYTFDNRYFNDTHEGLPTHGYTAWIEAMADQPGIEVRLDTDWFDVRDEVLAANPGVPVVYTGPLDAYFGNVEGELGWRTLDFEQEVLATGDHQGTPVMNYADADVPFTRIHEFRHFHPERDYPTDKTVIMREFSRFAEPGDEPYYPINTAEDRAKVTAYRELAKRETADRNVLFGGRLGTYQYLDMHMAISSALSMYDNRIAPYFTEGRPLAGSLED
- a CDS encoding glycosyltransferase; its protein translation is MTATTSTMVAQRGLFGGPSPLVSDDMYCLVERGIAHRSRTRVQLEPDARVSTNTYFGRLPASYWQRWTAVTEVTVSATVAGRGRVAVVASDVEGETRTVSSAAVDGDGTLRLAASIDHFVDGGALWVEVTSTTERLVLEDLTWSVDAPAEHRPASVVICTFNRADDCVATLAAMAEDGTALAGVETVYVVDQGTDRVESREGFARVSALLGDKLRYITQPNLGGAGGFTRGLFEVTDQTGSEHANVIFMDDDVLCEPETVLRLNAFANKTVEPAIIGGQMLYLLHPEQLHVGAERADLPTLAAGIATPRALHDIDVTENHQDERVDGAYNGWWTCLIPAEIVQKIGFPLPLFFQWDDIEYGYRARAAGHATVTLPGAGVWHADFAWKDWDDWHRYFNIRNAMVTAALHSDFNGKQVAKGLRAQLTRYLLSMQYGLAATMIRAVEDFLEGPELLHDGGQAAAGAIRKERAGYPETVRHPASAVPGLRAADMSIVVAPPAPSLKRVILVKRILDQALGRTQATTVAIPAAEAHWWHVSKFDQAVVTDASQEGVRLRRRDPGVAKELLVRGIKVCRRLSVEAPQLQARYQAAMPQLTSRENWARLYGRS
- a CDS encoding class I SAM-dependent methyltransferase: MLRRLRESAHTKVQNAVREVLDERRDADRAELLGVRDQLVAEVVRCREEAAAARDLLAKAIVDLEWRQRRDLFFAAEVRAAAESEAFILHRMPTAPSFPHPYDTLRFGAGRVAVDGLALEFGVATGATLRIIVESLPGRGVHGFDVFTGLPEDWRTGFPTGAFSQESLPDVPGAELVVGLFEDTLPEFLAAHPGPVALLHVDADLYSAAVTVFEHVGPRLVAGSIVVFDEYFNYPGWQGGEHRAWTEFVERTGVEFAYLGYTFDNEQLVVEITSVPRA
- a CDS encoding HAD family hydrolase, encoding MSGVQPPQLVASDVDGTLLDGTDRVSPRTRAAIEAVRARGVPFVLVTGRPPRWIAPVVDQLGFAPMAVCANGAVLYDPATDEVVSAQLLPVELLREVADVAERLLPGCGLAAERVGRSAHDDATPQFVAAPGYVHAWLNPDDVEVEDHLVLAEPAVKLLVRHPEMTSGSMAAALRVELDGLVDLTWSTDNGLVELAAPGVTKASGLSAVAHTLAVPASHVVAFGDMPNDVPMLRWAGLGVAMGNAHPDALAVADEVAPPNTQDGVAQVLERWWS